DNA sequence from the Polyodon spathula isolate WHYD16114869_AA chromosome 19, ASM1765450v1, whole genome shotgun sequence genome:
TGAATTTAATCAGGCCTAGAAATGTTGGCAAATATCACGATCAATGCATATGAAATTGATACAACATCCAAATAATATGGCTTATTATTAACAGCAATGCCAATAAGCATTAGTGtagctataaaaataaaactatactgCCTCACTTGTTGTGAAATGTTGCCCTGGCAACAGTTTCAGATCATTTGAACTTCCTACTTTCAGAACCATATCACTTCTTGTGGTTCATTCATAAAGAAGCCAGACACTCTGCAGAGAGTTGCATGCCAGCTGTGTGTTTTGACAGTGAATGGCAGCCAGTGATTGGATGGCTGCGGATCCCTGGCCTGCCAATGGGTGGGTCTCAGCAGAGCATCTTGCAGTAAAAGACACACCTACAGGCTGATGATGAGCCAGGTCTGAGTGACTGTATGCAACCACCATGTGCAAAGCcattttgtttgaaccttttatgttggcatgagggccaaaataaaatgttcaataaaaacacaagaatCTCCATTGTTCACAGTTAAATGCTTTGTATTTTCCAGGAAGCGGCAGAGCCTTCACTAGTCTTACAAAACGCAAACAACCCACCGTTCAAACGCACACTAGCCTCCATCCCAACACCcccaccagacaaaggatttctcccaTTTTATACAGTGGCCATTCCCCAGTGAGCACTTggttacctaattggggaatggccacacctgagATTGTTTGCAGCGACGGATTTAACACATCTCTGTCAATCTTacttcccacacacacactatttacataaATCTTGCTCTGTCACAAGTGAGAATTGATTTTATCCAAATTATAGTAAATATCTATACACTATTTAACATAATTTTGAAGCTGACACGATCGAGAGGAAACGTCTATGTCAGACAGTCCCTTGCTTTTGCTGTGACCAGCATGTCTGTGTTCAGACACAAACATCATGGAAAGCCTGCTTCCCATTCCCCAGCCTGGATTAAATTAGCCCTGGCTTGACTGATATCTGAGAAACACTCACGTTCTCATCTCTTGTGAATGTAAACCATTTCCATGTGATTGGCTGTGTGCCCAAGACAGCTGAAAAACGTGGGTGGCATGCAGCTTCAGTTACGTGGGTTTCTTACAGATTGTCTTAAACtcacaacactgtttttttttatgaatcaaaGTCGTTGTTGTATCGGTGTGTGATAATGGCTGTGAATCAAAGTTGTTGTATTGATGTATGAGAATGGCTTGCAGTAATAATGCATTGAAGGGTTTCAGATTGAAACTCTGGATTCAGGCCTGCCATTACAATGTCAAAGCCTCATATCTCGGGCAATATTTATGATAGTGACTATATTACAGGGTAATTGATGATCTTTACGTTGAGTTCTGATATAATATGGGTGCAATATTGGGGTCAAATGACTAAGTTTCTTGGGTTAAGAACCTTTAAGTTGAAGTATATTATGATTCTTTTAGTTCTTCGAATTTCATTATTTACTATCAATGATACAGACCTCACACTTTGAGAGCAAGTCTTTCAATCAAGTTCTGGTAAATGGTGTTGggtaaaaataaatgtcacattgttttaaccactgaCCATACAAAAGATATCGATCATTTTTACTTCATGCTGACACACTATTCCATCAGAGATGACCTCTATTATTTCctcttgaaataaaataaaacaaattgtaattttgaatttcacattacaaatatttatttaaattaatcctgtttttctCTTCTATTTCAAGAACCACATAATAAAAAGCACTTAAGACCAGCAACAACAAGAAGAACGCCAAGGCTGAAGAAAAGTATTTCAAAAAAGGCATTTTGAAGCAGGGGTGTCCATGGAGGGGATCCCTGTACACTGATCTGCTGGGACACAGTCACCACCAGGAGTAATAATGTCCGCCTGCAACACATTCACAGAACACGTGTGGAAACCAGGCGAGTGTAAGAATTGCTTCAAACCCAAGAGCTTGCACTGCCTGACTAGAGAGAACTTAGAGAAGggtctccagcagcagcagcaacatctcCCCACTTCAGGTAGAGGAGGTGTAGGCCACTTGAAACCTAACACCAACCACCGGGGTGGTGGGCCAGTGCGCTCCAGCACAACTGCTCACTTCCGCCCCCCAGTGGCCAAGAAGCCCACCATTGCTGTGAAGCCTACCATGATGTTATCCTCCGCTCCCCTAGATTCCGAGGGGAACCCTGGTCCTCTGCAGACAGATGGAAAAACTTCATCTTACATGGTCTGGAACCACAACGGGATGAATCATAAAAGGCCTGGGGGCATCAACAACAACGAGGGGGAAGGAGAAGAGGAGATTTTGCCAAGTAGCAGCAACAGTAATGGGTTAACAGAGGTGTTGAAGGAGATTGCTGGTCTCTGCTCTGGCTCCAGCTCAGGCTCAAGCTCTCGGAATCTCTTTCTGGGGCGCATCAGCAGCTGCTACAAGCGCTCATTGGAGCGGGGTTTGCCAGCATCCAGCTGCCTGGCAGTGGGAAGCAGTGGAACAACACGGGAAGGGAACCAGAAGAAGGTATCACTTAGCGGGAGTGCAGAAGTAATTAGTACAGAAGGTGGCCTCTTCTGCTACCCAGATTTCTCCAGTGAAggagaggaggatgaggatgagaGTGAGACAGAAGGCGGCGGTGAGCATGAGAGCTGGGATGAGAGTGATGAGGAGCTACTGTCCATGGAAATACGCATGCGGGGCCAACCACGTTTCGCCAACTTTCGGGCTGCTACCCTCTCACCTGTGCGCTTTTGTGGAAGCAAGAAGTGGAATACTGTGCCACTACGAAACTGCTCCTTGCAGCGCATCTGTGCTGTAGATTATGATGACAGCTACGACGAGATACTGAATGGCTACCCATCTGAGGAAGCAAACAGGGGTGCCATCCTAATTCCCTACAGCCAGGACAGCATGCAGAGCTCCTGCTTCTTTTCCAACTCAGAGTCCACCACATCTCCCGACTCCTCTTCTTCCCTTCCTGAAGACTCCCATACCACATCCAGTAGTGGGAGCAGTGCCTCATGCCTCATGCCCAACATTATAACCTCTCCAAAAGACACCAAACCAGATTATGATAGCATCAATGACAACAGAAATGCCACCCGGTCAGTCACCAAGTCGCCAGCTTTAGAAACACACAAAGCAGTACTGGCTATAAGGCTGGATGATCACGATAAGGACCAGAAGGGCAATGTTGGAGCTTTAAATGGCTCTCCTCTTCCCAGGGCCCTACCAGGGCAACCGGTGACCATCAGTTTCAGTCCAGGGGAAGAACAAGCTAAGCCCTACCGTGTGGTCAACTTGGAGAAGCCAGCTATATGTAAGCCTTACACTGTGGTGGATGTCTCTGCTTCTATGGTCAGCAACAAGGGTCAAAATCAAAATGGGGTGTCCAAAACCAAAGCCTCCCCTACACCCACCTCCACCCCTACTTCTCCTTTAGGCCATCCCCTGACCCCAACCACTGCAGCAGCTGTGAAATCTGTAGTGCTCAACACTTCTCAAAAGAAATCAAGCAACATCCGCTACCAGGAGGTTTGGACCTCCAATACAAGCCCCCGGCAGAAGATCCCTAGAGTAGAGCTAATTGGAGACAGCATCAACAGTGAGAAAGGGGGGCCCACTATGCCCCCCAGACACTGTAGCCATAAGTCAGCACCCACCTCCCCAACAGCAGGCCTCTCTTCATCTAGAACCGTGCCAGTAAAATCATCGAACCTGTCGGAGATCAAGTTTAACAGCTACAACAATGCCGGAATGCCCCCCTTCCCCATCATTATCCGTGATGAGCCTACCTATGCCCGCTCAGCCAAGAATGCTGTGAAGGTACCCATCGTCATCAACCCCAGTGCTTACGACAACCTTGCTGTCTACAAAAGCTTCCTGGGACTCGGCGGGGAGCTGCCACAGTCCAAAGCAGGAGGGGGGAGAGTCTCCAGCCACACCTATGAGGAAATTGGATCTTCAGAGAGCAACCCTTCATCGCCTACACCAGACACAAGTAGGAAAGCTGTTTTGGAGAAAGTTGGGGGTGATGACCAGAAGGCAGGTAGAATTGTACAGAATATCCAGGAACTCAACACAGGAAACAACACTATTGCTACTACTACTGCCTCCATCCAGGGAAATTCTCTGTGCTCTCCAAGCAAAAACCTGGTCACCATCACTCCTGTGAGATCCCAGAAACCAAACGATGATTCCTATCTCCTGAAGGAAGGTAATACAGAGCAATTGCCGCTAGTGGGAACCGGAACTACTCACCGGGAGAAAGCCAGCACAGTTCTCTCCCAGATCGTGGCATCAATCCAACCACCGCAGTCACCACCAGAATCACCAACAGAGCAGAACAAAGCCTTTAGTGCTGAGGACCTCTACTCCCTTCCACCTGATGCCACCAAAGAAGCCCCTGTCCGACCCAAATCACTCTTTTCTCTGGCTGATGGCAGCCTCTCCAAAACCAAGAATGAGACTACTGCCAAGCAAATTCCCGTCACCCCTACAATCCCCAAATCTGAACCTGCCGCACCCTTTCCCCCACCAAGATCCACATCATCCCCATACCATGCCAGTAATCTGCTTCAGAGGCACTTTGGCAACTGGGCAAAGCCAGCAACCTGTGCCGGTGGTGCATCCCGACCAAGTGAAGCAGAGTTGACACCAGGAGGCGGGGAAGGGAGAAGGACAGTGGCAGAAAGTGCCAAGCCCAAGCGCTGGATCTCCTTCAAGAGCTTCTTCCGCAGACGGAAGGATGAGGAAGAACAACAGAAGGAGAAGGCAGATCGAGAGAAGGGAAAGCTTGTGGGGCTTGACGGCACAGTCATCCATATGCTGCCACCACCCCCTGTTCAGCGTCAGCACTGGTTCAGTGAGGCCAAGACCGATGACCCCAAACAGAAACCCACCATCATCTTCACTTACAAGCCAGAGCCCAGCGGTGGTGTAGATTTGTCCAAGGAGCCAGAGGAAGAGGCAGCACTTCAAGGAAGCAGGGAGAGCGAACATAAATCCCTGGAGCAGCCTGAGTCCAAGAGAGACGAGTCCCCATCAACTCTTCTACCAAAGAAGATGGTGAGGTGAGTCATCTTGTAAATAGACTTCGACAGAGGCTTTGTGATCTAGAGGTTTGATACCATTAGGTCACAAGGCCTCCAATGTTCATACATCTGAGGACAAGAGATGCAACAATTTTGAAAGTAGACTCTTTTATTTTCAACGTGCTTATAAATAAGCAATGAATGTAGTCACTGAGCAATCTATCCCACAAGTCCAGTGGTTTACTAAATCTAAGCATTTACTACCCATGCAAAAAGAAATCTCTTGGACACCCTAGTAAATGAGAGTTTTCATCTCAACTCGTCTTCTCCAGGTTAAAAGACAATAACCAACCAAATTGCCCAAAGAAACATGCagggttcttttttgttttaaaaggagcAGTACAGTGCAAGTAAGTTTTATTATATGTTAATTTAATTGTGTAGATTGTGTTCTTAAGGACCAAGACAGCATTTAAGTCATGTAACCTTTAGGTTTGTGTTGATGCATCGCCCTCCTTTTTATCCCATGGGGATGCATATTCCTGGCATCTGGGTTCCAGTAGAAGTGATCTTTTTGCACGTCACACTTTGAACATATATTTACAGAACCACTTATCGAATTGGGGTGAAACTTGGTagagacattctttagcacaaatcGAGAGTATCATAGACTGTTGCATTTTGAATTGCATCTGTATGACTGACTGTATTAAACTTACGTTTTAGGGAGCTTTGCAAATAAAATTGCATTACAAATCTTATTGGACAGTCgcgtgatcttgttcagccaatcacaccatttaatttatccaagccattttttataataaaaaaataaatattattaaagtccattaattactgttttttaagAGATATATCAATACATAAAATGATATCACTGGTTGCAAGTAACGTCATGGTTACCCATGGTATTAATGTTATGAAAATGATACCATACAGTCCAGTATTGATAATTATTAAACCAGAACTGTTGCTTTTCCACTTTTGAAAAGGTCTTGTGTTGTTTCAAACTTAGGATCTGtaaacaagctgtgaaaatgtgaatTAGTAAAGagtaccactatgaaatgtacctttttacgACTTCTGTCCTGACACCTGACTTCTTTTCTTTAACAAtgcttctaattctgcaactttaccACGTAATACCCGTCGAtgcagtgtaagaaaattggtaTTTCTGCATTCTTTCTTTAATtatttccagcactctgctaccCAGTCCACTTTATTGTCCAATCATGTGCTAATTGATAGGCTATTTTACTATCTCTtttagctgtgattggcttaatgggaatgtcacttgtacaatgcagactgcacatatGGAATACCTGTGTTATATTAGAggtgggttgttttaaagaataatttcaaaacgatacagtacataaatgcaattttagaaactaacgGGTGGGCCGCCAAAAATCTCCCCGCAGGccatatgtttgacacccctgctttagagtattaaactatttattttaaactatgtcattcaGCTTCAACTATTTATTGTACTGACATAGCACTGCCACCTTGATCCATGGAGGCTGCTATGCAGGGTGGCAGTGCAGACAAGGAAAAAAATTGAGGCTAcgtctcatcaatcaatatttgtcaagtaagcagaacaaaaagaaaaatatgccattgcacaacaaGACActtattatatatgcattttttttttttttacatcagacaaggagtACATGtcaaaattaaaaggtaagcagtgcagtttcactttatgttgcctctgcctgtcccctgctgagtgctgtgtctgttgatccaAGTCCTTATCGGGAACAAATGAGAGTCCTCAGCACCATAGCTTCCAGATGAAGGATGATAGAAAAGGCTGAAGGTGGCAAAAGGTGCAGCTCACCAGAACCAGAGACCAGAACTTTCTTGTACTTTCTAGTATTTTTCACTAAACCTTCATTACATCAATACCCCTGCTCACCAGAAATCACTTACCGGTCTTACCGCATCACATGTCCCATACATTGTTATTTTCACAGAAGAGTTGCTATTCTGTACCATGCTATCCTTTCTACTGAGAACCCTTGTAACTTCAAGGTCATACATCCTTCGGATACTTAACTCCCTAACAGTTCTCAAATTCCAGAATCCGACACACAGCATGTGGTATTGTTGGTCAGCTTGTCTTACTCGTACAGCAATGTAAATGTGTCTCAATGGCAGGTTATTTAGGGCCTATGTTACTACAATTTCCACAACTATTGCTTATTGCCGTTTAGCACAAAAACGAAGGGATGTTTATTTAATTGAGCTGTGCTTGCTCAGATGCCATTACAATGATCCTACACAATGACGAGTTTAGCCCTTTTTCAGTTTTAGAGATCTGGGTTAGTCTGGTTCACTCCATGTATGCCATGTTCCACACTCCTTTCTGCTTTTTAAAGTTATTCCATGTTCATAGTGGAAGCTTTATTTTACTGTGCGGCGCAGTGAATAATGCACTTTGAGGCACTTTGTATTCACAGACCAACCTTTCTTATAAATGTTTTGATAGTAATTGCTTCAGATTGAAATGTTAAGTAATGCACTAGGTTGTGGTGTTTGTATGTTTCAGGTCTAGACCTGACCTTGAGCAACAGGAGTAGTTATTTTCTTGTGAATCCAGAGCAGGTCCAGGCAAAAACAAGAGCCCTGTGGGGAAAGTGCCTAATCACAAAGATCAAGGTGcagctttgttttaaaagattCACATATTAAAGGTGTAGTGCCCCAGTTCACAGAAGGATAAACTATTTTAACGATGTAGTAAAACAGGCACCGAGAATTTTTGTAGTAAAATTCAACATGATTTTGGGATATTGCAGCGTTAAGAAAATACACAGACTGCGGAGGGAGGTTTCCTGTGCTTTTgagattataaatacattttaaaaaaaatatataaaactcaaACATCTCTCACCTGATTTGTGAAAGAGAGTTAGgacttttcctgattttttttttgcaaaatgtaaggttatttacttttcttttatattagatgttttatactgtaattttgatttgtatttcagTGGCTTCTATTTCTTACTTTACAAGATATGCCAGGCACgcctttcaaaatgtaaaaccaaTATGTCTTGTCAAACAGTATTTAAAAGCATGTAATCTTATTATACAGTGCAATTGCTAAATGAATGTCATTTGTATTTCAACAGCTTTACATAGCAGCCTGGGAACAAtattgtgtgttctttttttctaaaatgcaaTATGTCCAAACAGCATTGTTTCCAGTCCCCTTGCTGATCTTGTCATAATGTGTAATAGCAGATTTCAATCTTTCTGAAAATGTATGACACTCCACTGTATCCCATTGTAAACATGCAATCTAATCATAATGAAGTAAAAGAAAAAGCCTTTTGAagtgaacaaaaatattttatgtataaaaaatgtacagaatggCCATATTCTAGAGAAGCTCTTGTCTATTTATGATTAGCATGTACAGTACAACCCATCTAGCCTCTGCATGCCACCAGTCTCTaattcagcatgttttttttggaTCCAGACCAAACTCTATTTAAATGAACGGTGTGATACTCTCTACAATCTAGGActtgtctattctggaatccagCTCATTTTAAAGTCTCTTCTGCATAAAATCAATGGAAATCTGTCACCAggtcatgtgatttttcttttctaggTTTAAAACTTAAACAAAAGCTGCATATTTACTCCCATATCCTGCCAGTATTGCGCAGCTTTTGAACAGCAAATACATGTTTGAGCATCCACACAACGAGCTACTGTATAGTATCTCTGGAAAGAAAATGTACGCTTATCAAAAAAGCTCAATGTTAACGTTAACCAAAACCAACACACAGAGACCAGTGAAGAATTCCATCTCACAAGGCGAACCGTTTCAGACATTGTGAAACGTAAAAGCAACAGGGAGAAAACCCGAACGCCAGTAGAGATTACCCGAATCCCGAATGCAGGGCCAGTGTGAACGTGCGATTGTCTTTCTGTGGGAATGGTTTAAACTGGCTTGTGCTAATCACAGCTAAAGATTAATTGTCTATTGGTAGGAAGTGTAACTACTGAAATACTTTTAGAAAGTGAATaattatttcagatattttatttcccCACTGAACGACACCCATCTTCCTGTATCTCCTCACTGCAGTATGGTCCACTCAGTCAGATTCttattttgaatgtttgcttTTACTACTTATAAAACAGTAATGATAACCCACTTATTGTCATCCAAAGTGCTTACTTCCTCTTTTTATCTCATCTCTAACAGTGATTGCAGAGGTATAGAAAACCAGTCAAAACAAGGATTGAGTCAAAAGTGAAAAAACTCAGCCCCACCCTAACTTTCAAACTGTTTACAAACTCCAATGAGCTTTATTTGACTGCTTGGTGACTCACTTGTGACGTGTTCTTTAATCTTTTTTGGTTGGTCAGAGAAGGAAGGGGTAATTTAGAGCTAGTCATGCTTTGTTAGTTATCGGTGGTGTATGTGCACTGCTGGATCCCAGTGTCAATCCCCTCTGTGACTCCCTAATCCACAA
Encoded proteins:
- the LOC121294420 gene encoding inactive tyrosine-protein kinase PEAK1-like, whose product is MSACNTFTEHVWKPGECKNCFKPKSLHCLTRENLEKGLQQQQQHLPTSGRGGVGHLKPNTNHRGGGPVRSSTTAHFRPPVAKKPTIAVKPTMMLSSAPLDSEGNPGPLQTDGKTSSYMVWNHNGMNHKRPGGINNNEGEGEEEILPSSSNSNGLTEVLKEIAGLCSGSSSGSSSRNLFLGRISSCYKRSLERGLPASSCLAVGSSGTTREGNQKKVSLSGSAEVISTEGGLFCYPDFSSEGEEDEDESETEGGGEHESWDESDEELLSMEIRMRGQPRFANFRAATLSPVRFCGSKKWNTVPLRNCSLQRICAVDYDDSYDEILNGYPSEEANRGAILIPYSQDSMQSSCFFSNSESTTSPDSSSSLPEDSHTTSSSGSSASCLMPNIITSPKDTKPDYDSINDNRNATRSVTKSPALETHKAVLAIRLDDHDKDQKGNVGALNGSPLPRALPGQPVTISFSPGEEQAKPYRVVNLEKPAICKPYTVVDVSASMVSNKGQNQNGVSKTKASPTPTSTPTSPLGHPLTPTTAAAVKSVVLNTSQKKSSNIRYQEVWTSNTSPRQKIPRVELIGDSINSEKGGPTMPPRHCSHKSAPTSPTAGLSSSRTVPVKSSNLSEIKFNSYNNAGMPPFPIIIRDEPTYARSAKNAVKVPIVINPSAYDNLAVYKSFLGLGGELPQSKAGGGRVSSHTYEEIGSSESNPSSPTPDTSRKAVLEKVGGDDQKAGRIVQNIQELNTGNNTIATTTASIQGNSLCSPSKNLVTITPVRSQKPNDDSYLLKEGNTEQLPLVGTGTTHREKASTVLSQIVASIQPPQSPPESPTEQNKAFSAEDLYSLPPDATKEAPVRPKSLFSLADGSLSKTKNETTAKQIPVTPTIPKSEPAAPFPPPRSTSSPYHASNLLQRHFGNWAKPATCAGGASRPSEAELTPGGGEGRRTVAESAKPKRWISFKSFFRRRKDEEEQQKEKADREKGKLVGLDGTVIHMLPPPPVQRQHWFSEAKTDDPKQKPTIIFTYKPEPSGGVDLSKEPEEEAALQGSRESEHKSLEQPESKRDESPSTLLPKKMVSRLPGEQKEDDMPAVPQPCMAQREVPAREDPGSAAVTSALANEDSGSVEECDEEGSESPASSICSATYSNLGQSRANIIPLKHPRNPKGSDDTTIFRDLEGSDSGSKVTPPPLPKKKILRANTEPSSGGKDPPSLRHMGEVIPGGNNLSVANPLYDLDSTWETASQGSSLSSEARLLDHESGDSLERPLGTFSKGREKKGCRSTESLAVQDRPGRGGLPKPQRQALYKGIDNLDEVVGRIRGLHTDTLRKLSNKCEDRFMAGQKAHLRFGTDCWSDFRLTTGKPCCVAGDAIYYTASYAKDPLINYAIKICKSKVKETQQQFFHSLAVRQSLAVHFNIQQDCGHFLADVPVRLLPWEEARSPEEDDEGREEKKKTTETTTTNHQPQVLKPLQTGHSQTIGNSGKLCSRVVVITREVPYQTVADFVREGVTRHERNPDLYERQVCLLLLQLCSGLEHMKPHHVTHCDLRLENLLLAHCQPGNPWNFEVLEPNNNSSIGTSTSAINSACPARLIISNFSQAKQKRQMVDPDILCDQSRLAPEIITATQYKKCDEFQTGILIYEMLHQPNPFEECPELKEREYTQADLPPVPRRSLYSQGLQQLARLLLTANPTERILISEARACLQCLLWGPREDLFQSLNTKPGPSHREATLQNWLDLKRTLLMIKFAERSLDTDCGVSLEDWLCCQYLAFATTDLLGRIVKIMQLH